One segment of Alnus glutinosa chromosome 2, dhAlnGlut1.1, whole genome shotgun sequence DNA contains the following:
- the LOC133861092 gene encoding uncharacterized protein LOC133861092, with product MTSPTDSERPTLPSQEDNMPEDNQQNPQDPQDPQDPESHPQSPQTLILEPPNRHQNDQDPQNPPDLQNPQDPFEQTQIQDDPDPLPALSPQIADPHVSANATATATATSTTTTTTASASRRAPKRKKNAQKRRLEREKSQKKLEILVETLKPIPFVPSKTLDFESHEKLLRRLGLWDFVHIEFDKNLRADLLAQLIANYSPQKRCSYVNSARVNVNRADLARALKLPLPAKKNVVLLDEESEAEVGGSVAESVGFVEDFVSNWVLLHEDTWMMPNEVLNWTKVIKEGHFEKVDWASLIWFMVEKELVQAQKLTNCYYASHLQYLIRWKHDQLLKEESNVQEVEVEVEEVEVKEEEDEDEEDLDGSGDVKMGEVEEFRGRELEENSIELSLGQDNVERVEQKVERIEEMVESVEEKVESVEEKVERVEEKVERVEEKVERVEEKVEVDDVDVNVEKERGGNGDIMDFEECREGYKEEEGGGQWLFDRKSNLGDMAESFLRPCSVGEVKGLDCEEEKREEVEEGEEEGEEEGQEEEGEEEEEEEEEEGGQEVCGFHLSPKCNTLEGLASGSLIQEMEGAQMPFSTELELRDHSAGGFLTSRDDSRMISGGSSLFCNNNKRGIGHENDNIHNSLNEGNKRLRSDGPWDGKVADFDMCMDQVQHWVGKARMMYAAKEQACGDATVNQQILLNELQQRDSLIEHLRAAKFEDQQKRQVELYRLDREVYMMGHLLDGYRKALKEVHGAFAEYRARCPQPEEPLYKDVPQSGGLVLSSMELEKQRLKQEEEDRMNRLVIEKKVKVFEGGWKSKFEAHLEGVDLLGNRLLNVENEVKLLKESLATRKVSEISDGTPNE from the coding sequence ATGACCTCTCCCACTGATTCCGAGCGACCAACTCTACCCTCCCAAGAGGATAACATGCCTGAAGACAACCAGCAAAACCCACAAGACCCACAAGACCCACAAGACCCAGAGTCTCATCCCCAATCCCCccaaaccctaatcctagaacCCCCGAATCGCCACCAAAACGATCAAGACCCGCAAAATCCACCCGACTTACAAAATCCGCAAGACCCATTTGAGCAAACCCAAATCCAGGACGACCCAGATCCTTTGCCGGCCCTCTCTCCCCAAATCGCCGACCCTCACGTGTCCGCCAAcgccaccgccaccgccactgccacctccaccaccaccaccaccaccgcctCCGCCTCTCGCCGAGCCCCGAAACGCAAGAAAAACGCGCAGAAGCGCCGTCTCGAGCGAGAGAAGTCCCAGAAGAAGCTCGAGATTCTCGTCGAAACGCTCAAGCCCATCCCTTTCGTTccctccaaaaccctagactTCGAGAGCCACGAGAAGCTGCTGAGGCGGCTTGGCCTATGGGACTTTGTCCACATCGAGTTCGACAAGAACCTCCGAGCCGACCTCCTCGCGCAGCTGATAGCCAATTACAGCCCCCAAAAGCGGTGTAGCTACGTGAACTCGGCTCGGGTCAACGTCAACCGGGCCGATTTGGCACGTGCATTAAAGTTGCCATTGCCGGCGAAGAAGAACGTGGTGCTGCTGGACGAGGAATCCGAGGCGGAGGTGGGGGGATCGGTGGCGGAGTCGGTAGGGTTCGTGGAGGATTTTGTGTCTAATTGGGTGCTTTTGCACGAGGATACGTGGATGATGCCGAACGAGGTGTTGAATTGGACCAAAGTGATCAAGGAAGGGCATTTCGAGAAGGTGGATTGGGCTAGTTTGATCTGGTTCATGGTAGAGAAGGAGCTGGTGCAGGCGCAGAAGCTCACAAATTGCTACTACGCCTCGCATTTGCAGTATCTGATAAGGTGGAAGCACGATCAGTTGCTCAAGGAAGAGTCTAATGTACAGGAGGttgaggtggaggtggaggaggtTGAGgtgaaggaggaggaggacgaAGATGAGGAGGATTTGGATGGTAGTGGGGATGTGAAGATGGGTGAGGTTGAAGAGTTTCGGGGTCGCGAATTGGAGGAGAATAGTATTGAATTGAGTCTTGGGCAAGATAATGTGGAGAGAGTGGAACAGAAGGTTGAGAGAATTGAAGAAATGGTTGAGAGTGTTGAGGAGAAGGTTGAGAGTGTTGAGGAGAAGGTTGAGAGAGTTGAAGAGAAGGTTGAGAGAGTCGAAGAGAAGGTTGAGAGAGTTGAAGAGAAGGTAGAGGTTGATGATGTTGATGTTAATGTTGAGAAGGAGCGTGGTGGGAATGGGGATATTATGGATTTTGAGGAATGTAGGGAGGGGTATAAGGAGGAGGAAGGAGGTGGGCAATGGCTTTTTGATAGGAAGAGCAATCTTGGCGATATGGCAGAGTCCTTTCTGAGGCCGTGTAGTGTTGGTGAAGTTAAAGGATTGGATTGTGAggaggaaaagagagaagaagtggAAGAAGGAGAGGAAGAAGGAGAGGAAGAAGGACAAGAGGAggaaggggaagaagaagaagaagaagaagaagaagaaggggggCAAGAGGTTTGTGGGTTTCATCTTTCGCCTAAGTGCAATACGCTAGAGGGGTTGGCTTCAGGGAGTCTAATTCAGGAAATGGAAGGGGCACAAATGCCTTTTAGCACAGAGTTGGAACTCCGTGATCATTCGGCGGGGGGGTTTTTAACATCTAGGGATGACAGTAGGATGATTTCTGGTGGTTCATCGCttttttgtaataataataagagagGGATTGGTCATGAGAATGACAACATTCATAATTCTCTTAATGAAGGTAATAAAAGGTTGAGGAGTGATGGGCCCTGGGATGGTAAAGTGGCTGATTTTGATATGTGTATGGATCAAGTACAGCATTGGGTCGGGAAAGCTAGGATGATGTATGCTGCGAAAGAACAGGCTTGTGGGGATGCTACTGTGAACCAGCAGATCTTGCTAAATGAGTTGCAGCAGCGGGATAGTTTGATTGAACACTTGCGTGCAGCTAAGTTTGAAGATCAACAAAAAAGACAAGTGGAGTTGTATAGGCTTGATCGTGAAGTCTACATGATGGGACATCTGTTGGATGGCTATAGGAAGGCCTTGAAGGAAGTTCATGGAGCATTTGCTGAATACAGAGCACGCTGTCCGCAGCCTGAAGAGCCACTTTACAAGGATGTTCCTCAATCTGGAGGTCTTGTTCTCAGCTCCATGGAGCTAGAAAAGCAACGCTTgaagcaagaagaagaagacaggaTGAACCGTTTGGTGATCGAGAAGAAGGTTAAAGTCTTTGAAGGAGGATGGAAGAGTAAATTTGAAGCACATTTGGAAGGGGTTGATTTGCTTGGTAATAGGCTGCTGAATGTTGAGAATGAAGTGAAACTACTTAAGGAATCATTAGCAACACGTAAAGTTTCGGAAATATCAGATGGAACTCCCAATGAATGA